One part of the Methyloterricola oryzae genome encodes these proteins:
- the rimK gene encoding 30S ribosomal protein S6--L-glutamate ligase, protein MKIAILSRNERLYSTRRLVQAAEQRGHEPHVVDALHCYMDITSTRPAIFHRERKLEGFDAVIPRIGASITFYGLAVLRQFEMMGVYPLNESVAIGRSRDKLRSLQLLARAGVGLPVTGFAHTPDDIKALIKLVGGPPLVIKLLEGTQGKGVVLAESYQAAEGVIDAFRKLDANFLVQEFVGEADRSDIRCFVIGGQVVASMKRTAKDGEFRSNLHRGGHAGHAELTQAERQTAVQAAETMGLNMAGVDLIRGRHGPLVLEVNSSPGLQGIERITGQDIASLIIEFVEQHADANEAKTLGRG, encoded by the coding sequence ATGAAAATTGCGATCCTGTCCCGCAACGAACGCCTCTACTCCACCCGCCGCCTGGTGCAGGCGGCCGAACAGCGCGGCCATGAACCCCATGTGGTGGACGCCCTGCACTGTTACATGGACATCACCTCGACGCGCCCTGCAATCTTCCACCGGGAAAGGAAGCTGGAAGGCTTCGACGCCGTCATTCCCCGCATCGGTGCATCAATCACGTTCTACGGCCTCGCCGTGCTGCGCCAGTTCGAAATGATGGGGGTCTATCCCCTCAACGAGTCGGTGGCCATCGGCCGCTCCCGCGACAAGCTGCGTTCCCTGCAATTGCTGGCGCGAGCCGGCGTCGGCCTGCCGGTGACCGGTTTTGCCCACACCCCGGACGACATCAAAGCGCTCATCAAGCTGGTGGGCGGGCCGCCTTTGGTGATCAAGCTGCTGGAAGGAACCCAGGGCAAGGGCGTGGTGCTGGCCGAGTCCTATCAGGCGGCGGAGGGGGTGATCGACGCGTTCCGCAAGCTGGATGCGAACTTCCTGGTGCAGGAATTCGTGGGGGAAGCGGACCGTTCGGATATCCGCTGTTTCGTCATCGGCGGTCAGGTGGTCGCGTCCATGAAGCGGACCGCCAAGGACGGCGAGTTTCGCTCTAACCTGCACCGCGGCGGCCACGCGGGACACGCGGAACTGACCCAGGCCGAGCGGCAGACGGCTGTGCAGGCCGCCGAAACCATGGGCCTGAACATGGCCGGCGTGGACCTGATCCGCGGTAGGCACGGCCCATTGGTACTGGAGGTCAATTCATCCCCGGGCCTTCAGGGCATCGAACGCATCACCGGCCAGGATATCGCCTCCCTCATCATCGAGTTCGTGGAGCAGCACGCCGACGCCAACGAGGCCAAGACCTTGGGCCGCGGCTGA
- a CDS encoding cytochrome P450: MNQTTRKEPPKAPGALPLIGHIHRFGKNPHQFMMDLRQRYGEAAEFKLFHQNMVLLTGSRASEAFYRAPDEVLDQGPAYKIMTPILGEGVVFDAPIKRKNEQLQMLMPALRDKAMRTYSEVIVGEVEGLIARWGGGGQLDLLEFTKELTIYTASHCLLGPEFRYELNAEFADIYRDLEHGIQPIAYVFPYLPLPVFRRRDKARARLQTLVSQIMEKRAQELEPGTNVFQTLIDSHYEDGTKLTAREITGLLIAAIFAGHHTSSGTTAWVLIELLRNPEHLERVRAELDQVLGADGEVSFESLRKLTVLENVVKEVLRLHPPLIILMRKVMQDFVAGDYLIKAGKFVCAAPSVTHRIPELFPDPERFDPDRYTPERAEDKDLYAWQAFGGGRHKCSGNAFAMFQIKAIISVLLRRFDFQLADAPDSYRDDYQKMVVEPASPCAIKFHERQAVRPAPVSAEEAHASETAAGRLRIEVDFDLCKGHSNCMTEAPEIFQVDDKGHLTVLQETPDAVLLDKAREAEKHCPARAIRVVEEGS; encoded by the coding sequence ATGAACCAGACTACGCGTAAAGAACCGCCCAAGGCGCCGGGCGCCTTGCCCCTGATCGGGCATATCCACCGCTTCGGGAAAAACCCGCACCAATTCATGATGGATCTGCGGCAGCGCTATGGCGAGGCGGCGGAATTCAAGTTGTTTCACCAGAATATGGTGCTTCTGACCGGCAGTCGCGCCAGCGAGGCCTTTTACCGGGCGCCTGATGAAGTGCTGGACCAGGGGCCGGCCTACAAGATCATGACGCCCATCCTGGGCGAGGGCGTGGTGTTCGATGCGCCCATCAAGCGCAAGAACGAGCAGTTGCAGATGCTGATGCCGGCCTTGCGCGACAAGGCCATGCGGACCTATTCCGAGGTCATCGTGGGCGAGGTGGAAGGGCTGATAGCCCGCTGGGGCGGCGGGGGCCAACTGGACCTGCTGGAGTTCACCAAGGAGCTCACCATCTATACCGCCAGCCATTGTCTGCTGGGCCCGGAGTTCCGCTACGAGTTGAATGCCGAGTTCGCTGACATCTACCGCGATCTGGAGCATGGCATCCAGCCCATCGCCTATGTGTTCCCCTATCTGCCCCTGCCGGTGTTCCGCCGCCGCGACAAGGCCAGGGCGCGCCTGCAGACCCTGGTCAGCCAGATCATGGAAAAGCGCGCACAGGAACTGGAACCCGGCACCAATGTGTTCCAGACCCTCATCGACTCCCATTACGAGGACGGCACCAAGCTGACGGCGCGCGAAATCACGGGGCTGCTGATCGCGGCCATCTTCGCCGGTCATCACACCAGCTCCGGCACCACGGCCTGGGTGCTGATCGAATTGTTGCGCAACCCTGAGCACTTGGAGCGGGTGAGGGCGGAACTGGATCAGGTGCTGGGCGCGGACGGCGAGGTAAGTTTCGAGTCCCTGCGCAAGCTGACCGTGCTGGAGAACGTGGTCAAGGAGGTGCTGCGCCTGCATCCGCCCTTGATCATCCTCATGCGCAAGGTGATGCAGGATTTCGTGGCGGGGGATTATCTCATCAAGGCCGGCAAGTTCGTCTGCGCCGCGCCTTCGGTCACGCACCGCATACCGGAGCTGTTTCCCGATCCCGAACGCTTCGACCCAGACCGTTATACGCCGGAGCGGGCGGAAGACAAGGATCTCTATGCCTGGCAGGCCTTTGGCGGCGGACGCCATAAATGCTCGGGGAATGCCTTCGCCATGTTCCAGATCAAGGCCATCATCAGCGTGCTGCTGCGCCGCTTCGATTTTCAACTGGCGGATGCGCCGGACAGTTACCGGGACGACTATCAGAAGATGGTGGTGGAGCCGGCTTCGCCCTGCGCCATCAAGTTCCACGAGCGACAGGCCGTGCGGCCTGCGCCGGTGTCTGCTGAAGAGGCGCACGCTTCTGAGACGGCGGCGGGCCGCTTGCGCATCGAGGTGGATTTCGACCTGTGCAAGGGGCACTCCAACTGCATGACCGAGGCCCCCGAGATCTTCCAGGTGGATGACAAGGGCCATCTGACCGTCTTGCAGGAAACCCCCGATGCGGTCTTGCTGGACAAGGCGCGGGAGGCGGAGAAGCACTGCCCGGCGCGGGCGATCCGGGTGGTGGAAGAGGGCTCCTGA
- a CDS encoding 2,3-oxidosqualene cyclase gives MKPDFSNPPAEHPAAQATTALRASVLHAARRGVAKLISLQRPRGDWEGEMVWCTMILAQVVIVRTLVGRPYDTAETAAIIRHFQVSQAADGSFGMHPESPGYVFFTTLAYIALRLLGVDSEHPIPARALAWLHAQPDGVQAIPTWGKFWLCLMGLYPRRGLNAVPPELFLLPGWLPFHPSRFYCHTRLIYLGMAYLSGSRFQAPLPAPILETLRRELYPEGYENIDFKRSRHRVAANDLYVPVSALLRAVYDLLGLYERRPLQALRRKALDLCLVRIVQEQRSTRYQGISPVSGILNCLALFASDPQHPELGPSLEGVEAWRWEDKDEGLRYVGARSNSWDTAFAMQALCDAPRDAEEIAPALKHGGEFLAAAQQTEEIPEFADFWRDPARGGWCFSDGAHRWPVSDCAAEALSALLLSREHAGGQLPVDLTRLDEAVTFILSRQNADGGFGTYERRRGGRLLEVVNPSEMFGQCMTELSYIECTASSLAALAHYRAAYPDRDDSRLGPAMQRAIALLRKQQLPDGSYPGFWGINYTYAIFHVIKALRSAGVSTDDPCLAAAAAWLLRKQRADGGWGEHYTSCLLGHYVEHNESLAVMTSWALLALLEVLPPAHPAIERGIAWLVQQQLPDGGWPGKSVNGVFFGAAMLDYRLYPIYFPVWALNRYLRFQHKAGQADRAGHDAP, from the coding sequence TTGAAACCTGATTTCTCGAACCCGCCCGCCGAGCATCCCGCGGCGCAAGCTACCACAGCCCTGCGCGCCTCGGTACTGCATGCCGCTCGGCGCGGTGTGGCCAAGCTGATCAGCCTGCAGAGGCCACGAGGCGACTGGGAAGGTGAAATGGTGTGGTGCACCATGATCCTAGCTCAGGTTGTCATCGTGCGCACCTTGGTCGGCCGCCCCTACGATACGGCCGAGACGGCCGCGATCATTCGACATTTTCAAGTGAGCCAGGCGGCTGATGGCTCCTTCGGCATGCATCCCGAGTCGCCGGGCTACGTTTTCTTCACTACCCTGGCCTATATCGCCCTGCGACTACTGGGCGTCGATTCGGAACACCCGATTCCGGCCCGCGCCCTGGCTTGGCTGCATGCCCAGCCCGACGGCGTGCAGGCCATACCCACCTGGGGTAAGTTCTGGCTCTGCCTGATGGGTCTTTACCCGAGGCGGGGCCTCAATGCGGTGCCGCCGGAACTGTTCTTGCTGCCGGGCTGGCTGCCCTTCCATCCCAGCCGTTTCTATTGCCACACCCGGCTGATCTACCTGGGCATGGCCTATTTGTCGGGCAGTCGCTTCCAGGCCCCATTGCCTGCGCCCATCCTGGAGACGCTGCGCCGCGAACTGTATCCGGAAGGGTACGAAAACATTGATTTCAAGCGCTCTCGCCACCGGGTCGCGGCCAACGATCTGTATGTGCCGGTGAGTGCGCTTCTGCGCGCGGTCTACGACCTGCTGGGCCTCTACGAGCGCCGGCCGCTCCAAGCATTGCGTCGCAAGGCACTGGATCTGTGCCTGGTGCGCATCGTTCAGGAACAGCGTAGCACACGATACCAGGGCATCTCGCCGGTGAGCGGTATCCTCAATTGCTTGGCCCTGTTCGCCAGTGACCCGCAACACCCCGAGCTAGGCCCCAGCCTGGAAGGAGTCGAAGCCTGGCGCTGGGAAGACAAAGACGAGGGACTGCGCTACGTAGGTGCCCGATCCAACTCCTGGGACACCGCGTTTGCCATGCAGGCCTTATGCGACGCACCACGCGACGCAGAGGAGATCGCGCCAGCCTTGAAGCATGGCGGTGAATTCCTTGCGGCGGCCCAGCAGACCGAGGAAATTCCTGAATTTGCCGATTTCTGGCGCGATCCGGCGCGTGGCGGCTGGTGTTTCTCCGACGGCGCCCACCGCTGGCCGGTCAGTGACTGCGCCGCGGAGGCGCTGAGCGCGCTGCTGTTGTCGAGGGAGCACGCCGGTGGCCAACTGCCGGTGGACTTGACTCGTCTCGATGAGGCGGTGACGTTCATCCTCTCGCGCCAGAATGCGGACGGCGGATTCGGCACCTATGAGCGGCGGCGCGGCGGCCGCCTGCTGGAAGTCGTCAACCCATCCGAGATGTTCGGCCAGTGCATGACCGAACTCTCCTACATCGAATGCACCGCCTCGTCTCTGGCCGCGCTGGCGCATTACCGGGCCGCCTACCCGGATCGTGACGACAGTCGCCTCGGCCCGGCCATGCAACGCGCCATCGCCCTGCTGCGCAAACAGCAGCTCCCCGACGGCTCCTACCCGGGATTTTGGGGCATCAATTACACCTACGCCATTTTCCATGTAATCAAGGCATTGCGTTCCGCCGGGGTGAGCACCGACGACCCCTGCCTCGCAGCGGCCGCGGCTTGGCTGTTGCGGAAGCAGCGCGCCGATGGCGGCTGGGGCGAGCACTACACCAGTTGCCTGCTCGGCCACTACGTGGAGCACAACGAGAGCCTGGCGGTCATGACCAGTTGGGCACTGCTGGCTCTGCTGGAAGTGCTGCCGCCAGCTCATCCCGCCATCGAGCGCGGCATCGCCTGGCTGGTACAGCAACAGCTACCCGACGGCGGGTGGCCCGGGAAGTCCGTCAATGGCGTCTTTTTCGGGGCAGCCATGCTGGACTACCGCTTGTATCCCATTTATTTCCCGGTCTGGGCGCTCAACCGTTACCTTCGCTTCCAGCATAAAGCGGGTCAGGCCGACCGGGCGGGGCATGATGCCCCGTAA
- a CDS encoding FAD-dependent oxidoreductase, with the protein MSTYEMDVTTVDILIAGGGVGGSAAAAALSELGLEILIVEPDPEHGRKLAGELIHPPGVDGLCALGLMDADALDGCKVEGFAVFPFSDQDGEAPMRLPYGTVRGRERAGLAIEHHVLKRQLLDKAQRMPGVSLWSGARVDELCLQADGTYAALVSGNDKQTRIQARLIIGADGPMSQLRKMAGIAFETQRYSGMMGLEVDATHLPHPGYGNIFLNSAGVSYAYAIAPDRVRVMFEILRGSNYRESIREHLSRFPADFRADIEAELAKEKPLATANYCIIPESSIKGNLALMGDARGCCHPLTASGITAAVKDATILRDALRDSGFDYAAALRRYAVVCGRLQLTRRTLAEELREAFLAQTPESSLLSQCIFSYWRNSPRGRSNSMALLSTLDSSIYSLAREYALVALHAFKLLPRWSRNRAMAAWHRGVFKLLCKSVAFQHAAVSLRVKELLAYAR; encoded by the coding sequence ATGAGTACCTATGAAATGGACGTTACCACCGTCGATATCCTGATCGCTGGCGGCGGCGTCGGCGGCTCTGCCGCCGCCGCGGCTCTATCGGAACTCGGCCTTGAAATTCTCATTGTCGAGCCCGATCCGGAGCACGGCCGCAAGCTGGCTGGCGAGCTGATCCATCCCCCCGGCGTGGACGGCTTGTGTGCCCTTGGGCTCATGGACGCCGATGCGCTCGACGGCTGCAAGGTCGAAGGTTTTGCCGTGTTTCCCTTCAGCGACCAGGACGGCGAAGCGCCCATGCGTCTGCCCTACGGTACAGTCCGTGGCCGGGAGCGCGCTGGACTTGCCATCGAGCATCACGTCCTGAAACGGCAATTGCTGGACAAGGCACAACGCATGCCCGGGGTTAGCCTGTGGTCGGGGGCACGCGTGGACGAACTCTGCCTCCAGGCGGACGGCACCTACGCGGCGCTGGTGAGCGGGAACGACAAGCAAACCCGGATCCAGGCCCGGCTCATCATCGGCGCCGACGGCCCCATGTCCCAATTGCGAAAAATGGCGGGCATCGCGTTCGAGACCCAGCGCTACTCGGGCATGATGGGGCTCGAGGTCGACGCCACCCATCTGCCCCATCCGGGCTACGGCAACATCTTCCTGAATTCTGCCGGCGTTTCCTATGCCTACGCCATCGCCCCCGACCGCGTCCGGGTGATGTTCGAAATCCTCAGGGGATCCAACTACCGCGAGTCCATCCGCGAGCACTTGAGCCGCTTCCCGGCGGATTTCCGGGCGGATATCGAGGCGGAACTCGCCAAGGAGAAACCCCTGGCGACGGCCAACTATTGCATAATCCCTGAATCAAGCATCAAGGGTAACCTGGCTCTCATGGGTGACGCCCGCGGCTGTTGCCACCCCCTCACCGCGTCCGGCATTACCGCAGCGGTAAAGGATGCCACCATCCTGCGCGATGCGCTCCGGGATTCCGGTTTCGATTATGCCGCGGCGCTACGGCGCTACGCGGTGGTTTGCGGGCGTCTGCAACTGACCCGCCGTACTCTGGCGGAGGAACTGCGCGAGGCCTTCCTGGCACAGACCCCGGAGTCCTCTTTGCTCAGCCAGTGCATCTTCTCCTACTGGCGCAACAGCCCGCGCGGACGCAGCAATTCCATGGCACTGCTGTCCACGCTGGACAGCAGCATTTATTCCCTGGCACGGGAGTATGCGTTGGTTGCCCTGCACGCCTTCAAGCTGCTGCCGCGCTGGAGCCGTAACCGGGCCATGGCAGCCTGGCACCGGGGGGTATTCAAGCTGCTCTGCAAGAGCGTCGCCTTCCAGCACGCGGCGGTCAGCCTTCGCGTCAAGGAACTCCTGGCTTACGCCCGTTAG
- a CDS encoding tRNA dihydrouridine synthase has translation MSEVSQAQTAAVPRIYLAPMEGLLDFTLRDVLTRVGGMDLCVTEFVRVSGSVLPDRCFQRIAPELDQGGMTAAGVPVRVQLLGSDPDLMARNAARLARLRPVGIDLNFGCPAKTVNRHCGGAILLREPERLRAIVSAVRRALPNDVRLSAKMRLGYEDKGKALDCARAIADGGAEELVVHARTKSEGYRPPAHWDWIARVQSELSIPVMANGEVWSLEDYRRCREISGVIDVMLGRGMVSNPALARSIRAGEDCRLPWGEVVDLLRVFWDALATRTSPKGRCGRIKQWLVYLRLTYPEAQMAFASVRALTTPEALERSLFNAPGKS, from the coding sequence GTGTCCGAAGTCTCCCAGGCCCAGACGGCCGCCGTACCGCGCATCTACCTGGCCCCCATGGAAGGGCTGCTGGATTTCACCCTGCGCGATGTGCTCACCCGTGTCGGCGGCATGGATCTGTGCGTCACCGAGTTTGTGCGCGTGTCGGGCAGCGTGCTGCCCGATCGCTGTTTCCAGCGCATCGCGCCGGAATTGGATCAGGGCGGCATGACGGCGGCCGGCGTTCCGGTGAGGGTGCAGTTGTTGGGCTCGGACCCAGACTTGATGGCGCGCAATGCCGCCCGGCTAGCCCGGCTGCGGCCCGTCGGCATCGACCTCAACTTTGGCTGCCCGGCCAAGACGGTGAACCGCCACTGCGGTGGAGCCATTCTGCTACGGGAGCCGGAACGCCTGCGGGCCATCGTCTCCGCCGTGCGCCGCGCGCTGCCCAATGACGTGCGGCTATCGGCCAAGATGCGCCTAGGTTACGAGGACAAGGGCAAGGCGCTCGACTGCGCAAGAGCCATAGCCGACGGCGGTGCTGAGGAACTGGTAGTGCATGCGCGCACCAAGAGCGAAGGCTATAGGCCGCCGGCCCATTGGGACTGGATCGCTCGGGTGCAAAGTGAGCTATCGATTCCCGTCATGGCCAACGGGGAAGTCTGGAGCCTGGAAGATTACCGCCGTTGCCGCGAGATCAGTGGCGTGATCGACGTGATGCTGGGCCGCGGCATGGTCTCGAACCCAGCGTTGGCTCGGTCCATACGCGCCGGCGAAGACTGCCGGCTGCCCTGGGGGGAGGTGGTGGATCTGCTGCGGGTGTTCTGGGACGCACTCGCCACACGGACCAGCCCCAAGGGCCGCTGCGGCCGCATCAAGCAGTGGCTGGTCTATCTGCGCCTGACCTATCCCGAGGCGCAAATGGCCTTTGCCAGCGTGCGCGCCTTGACCACCCCCGAGGCGCTTGAACGGAGCCTGTTCAATGCCCCTGGGAAATCCTAA
- a CDS encoding response regulator: MRLLLAEDDTMIGKSVQLGLKREGYAVDWVRDGVAAELALANGVYELLLLDLGLPRMDGMNLLAKLRARKQDLPVIILTARDAVSDRVKGLDSGADDYLVKPFDLDELSARIRALTRRKEGRAEPVIDLGGLQVNTATREVRVNGAQVSLSAREYALLSALLERPGAPLSRTQLEESIYGWGEEVESNTVEVYIHSLRRKIGSDRIRNMRGVGYLLVAEP; the protein is encoded by the coding sequence ATGCGCCTCTTGCTGGCCGAAGACGATACCATGATCGGAAAAAGCGTGCAGCTTGGCCTCAAGCGGGAAGGCTACGCCGTGGACTGGGTGCGGGATGGCGTCGCCGCCGAACTGGCCCTGGCCAACGGCGTCTACGAACTGCTGCTGCTGGATCTGGGCCTGCCGCGCATGGACGGCATGAACCTGCTGGCCAAGCTGCGGGCGCGCAAGCAAGACCTGCCGGTCATCATACTCACCGCGCGCGATGCCGTGAGCGACCGGGTCAAGGGGCTGGATAGCGGCGCGGACGATTATCTCGTCAAGCCCTTCGACCTGGACGAATTGAGCGCCCGCATCCGGGCCCTGACCCGGCGCAAGGAAGGGCGGGCCGAACCGGTCATCGATCTGGGTGGCCTGCAGGTGAACACGGCAACCCGGGAGGTTCGGGTGAACGGCGCCCAGGTGTCGCTTTCGGCCCGGGAGTACGCGCTGCTTAGCGCCCTGTTGGAGCGGCCTGGCGCGCCCCTCTCACGCACCCAACTGGAGGAGAGCATCTACGGCTGGGGGGAGGAGGTGGAAAGCAATACCGTGGAGGTCTACATCCATTCCCTGCGCCGCAAGATCGGCAGCGATCGCATCCGCAACATGCGCGGTGTTGGCTACCTGCTGGTAGCCGAACCGTGA